In a genomic window of Festucalex cinctus isolate MCC-2025b chromosome 11, RoL_Fcin_1.0, whole genome shotgun sequence:
- the pdk1 gene encoding pyruvate dehydrogenase (acetyl-transferring) kinase isozyme 1, mitochondrial isoform X2: MRFLRFLRSSVSIGKDIDYYSKFSPSPLSMKQFLDFGSENACEKTSFTFLRQELPVRLANIMKEINLLPDNLLRTPSVRLVQSWYVQSLQEILEFKDKNADNEKVTYDFTDAVIKIRNRHNDVIPTMAQGLVEYKEAHGTDPVVSQNVQYFLDRFYMSRISIRMLLNQHTLLFGGKVKVNPAHPKQIGSIDPHCRVSEVVKDAYENARNLCDRYYMNSPELLLEEYNVKDKGKPITMVYVPSHLYHMVFELFKNAMRATMELYGDTMDHPPVRVQVGLGTEDLTVKVSDRGGGVPLRKIDRLFTYTYSTAPRPSIDGSRAAPLAGYGYGLPISRLYARYFQGDLKLYSLEGYGTDAVIYIRALSTESIERLPVYNKSAWKHYKTIHEADDWCVPSREPKDMTTFRRF; the protein is encoded by the exons ATGAGATTTTTAAGGTTTCTGCGGAGCAGCGTGTCCATAGGGAAGGACATAGACTATTATTCCAAATTTTCGCCTTCTCCTTTGTCCATGAAGCAGTTTCTGGATTTTG GTTCAGAAAATGCTTGTGAGAAAACGTCCTTCACATTCCTCAGACAGGAGTTACCTGTGAGGCTGGCAAACATTATGAAGGAGATCAACTTGTTGCCAGATAACCTGCTAAGAACGCCATCTGTGCGCCTGGTACAGAGCTG GTATGTCCAAAGTCTCCAGGAGATCCTCGAgtttaaagacaaaaatgcaGATAATGAGAAAGTGACATATga TTTCACGGATGCTGTGATTAAGATCCGAAATCGTCACAACGACGTCATCCCGACCATGGCGCAGGGGCTCGTGGAGTATAAGGAGGCGCACGGTACCGACCCGGTGGTTAGCCAAAACGTGCAGTATTTTCTGGACCGGTTCTACATGAGCAGGATCTCCATCCGCATGCTGCTCAACCAGCACA CGCTCCTTTTTGGTGGCAAGGTGAAGGTAAACCCAGCACACCCCAAACAAATCGGCAGCATTGATCCACACTGTCGAGTGAGTGAGGTTGTAAAAG ATGCGTATGAAAATGCAAGAAACCTTTGTGACAGATATTACATGAACTCTCCTGAGCTCTTACTGGAGGAATACAATg TCAAAGATAAGGGAAAACCCATCACCATGGTCTACGTCCCATCTCACTTGTACCACATGGTGTTTGAACTGTTCAAG AATGCCATGCGAGCCACCATGGAACTCTACGGGGACACCATGGATCATCCTCCAGTTCGTGTTCAGGTCGGTCTGGGAACTGAAGATCTGACAGTCAAA GTAAGCGACCGCGGAGGAGGCGTTCCCCTGCGCAAGATCGACAGGCTCTTTACGTACACGTACTCGACAGCGCCGCGGCCGAGCATCGACGGGTCCCGGGCTGCTCCTCTG GCCGGTTATGGATACGGCTTGCCCATCTCTCGACTGTACGCCCGCTACTTCCAAGGTGACCTCAAACTGTACTCCCTGGAGGGCTACGGGACTGACGCGGTCATCTACATCCGG GCACTGTCTACGGAATCCATCGAGAGGCTCCCGGTTTACAACAAGTCGGCGTGGAAACACTACAAGACGATACACGAGGCAGACGACTGGTGCGTCCCGAGCCGAGAGCCCAAGGACATGACTACGTTTCGTCGGTTCTAG
- the nup62l gene encoding nucleoporin 62 like: MSGGFNFGQPTTTVAAAPTTGFMTTSTPVASGSGGGGFAFGSSAQASNNNPSSGFGFGSPAKSTAAVGSLPFGTTAAATTFTLGSTPQSTPAAGLALGSTAAPASSGFNLGSGLTAPAGGGFAFGATSQTQPVAAAAPTTSAPGGVTFGGFSFGGTKVQVTMPAPTTSAPGSSFSFGSSAAPNLTLGAQTTSTTVATAPQSTGFTSGIKSTSTPAPPAVTPVAPSLFSTPITTMAGPATGSGFTFGAAPTPAAATTTAASGGLPFTLKPLVVAASTAAPASTTTTTTSSFSLGLKPAITTTASTVATTLPTAAAPTVMTYAQLEALINKWSLELDEQERHFLQQATQVNAWDRMLVENGEKITSLHKEMEKVKLDQKRLNQELDFTLSQQKELEDLLCSLEESVKEQSSTIYMHNADEERERTYKLAENVDSQLKRMSQDLKQIIEHLNTYSGPADTSDPIQQICKILNAHMDSLQWIDQNSVLLQRRVEEVSKLCDNQRKEQEKTFRLTLD, translated from the exons ATGAGTGGCGGCTTTAACTTCGGCCAGCCAACGACCACAGTTGCGGCGGCACCCACCACGGGATTCATGACAACGTCCACTCCCGTAGCTTCCGGAAGCGGCGGTGGCGGTTTTGCTTTCGGCTCATCCGCGCAGGCTAGTAATAATAACCCGAGTAGCGGTTTTGGCTTCGGTAGCCCAGCGAAGAGTACCGCTGCAGTCGGGAGCCTCCCTTTCGGtaccaccgccgccgccaccacctTCACCCTGGGTTCAACTCCTCAATCCACCCCGGCTGCAGGTCTCGCCCTGGGCTCCACCGCGGCACCGGCATCGTCTGGCTTCAACCTGGGCTCGGGTTTGACCGCACCTGCGGGGGGAGGCTTCGCTTTTGGGGCCACAAGTCAAACCCAACctgtagcagcagcagcacccaCTACAAGTGCACCTGGAGGCGTCACATTTGGAGGCTTCAGTTTTGGTGGAACCAAGGTCCAAGTCACTATGCCGGCACCCACAACAAGCGCACCAGGGAGCAGCTTCTCCTTTGGCTCAAGTGCTGCACCAAACCTCACACTGGGCGCCCAGACCACCTCCACCACTGTCGCAACAGCTCCGCAGAGTACAGGTTTCACCTCGGGGATTAAATCCACATCAACCCCAGCTCCCCCTGCGGTGACCCCGGTGGCTCCATCTCTGTTCTCGACCCCCATAACAACAATGGCTGGCCCTGCCACAGGTTCTGGTTTTACTTTTGGTGCCGCTCCGACTCCAGCTGCTGCTACGACCACCGCAGCCAGCGGAGGCCTGCCCTTCACGCTGAAACCTCTCGTAGTAGCAGCCTCCACCGCCGCCCCGGCTTCCACCACCACAACCACCACGTCGAGCTTCTCACTGGGACTCAAACCCGCCATCACCACGACTGCATCTACAGTCGCCACCACCCTTCCGACCGCCGCCGCTCCTACCGTGATGACCTACGCCCAGCTGGAGGCCCTCATCAACAAATGGAGCCTGGAGCTGGATGAGCAAGAGCGACATTTCCTCCAGCAGGCCACTCAGGTCAACGCGTGGGACCGCATGCTGGTGGAGAACGGCGAGAAGATCACGTCCCTGCACAAAGAGATGGAGAAGGTGAAGCTGGACCAGAAGAGGCTAAACCAGGAGCTGGACTTCACCCTGTCCCAGCAGAAGGAACTGGAGGACCTGCTGTGCTCGCTGGAGGAGTCGGTGAAGGAGCAGAGCAGCACCATCTACATGCATAACGCTGACGAGGAGCGCGAGAGGACGTACAAGCTGGCGGAGAACGTGGACTCGCAGCTCAAGAGGATGTCGCAGGACCTCAAGCAGATCATCGAGCACCTCAACACGTACAGCGGCCCGGCTGACACGAGCGACCCG ATCCAACAGATCTGCAAAATTCTCAACGCCCACATGGATTCCCTGCAGTGGATCGACCAGAATTCGGTTCTCCTGCAGAGGCGAGTGGAGGAGGTGTCCAAACTGTGTGACAACCAACGCAAGGAGCAGGAGAAGACCTTCCGTTTAACCCTCGACTGA
- the pdk1 gene encoding pyruvate dehydrogenase (acetyl-transferring) kinase isozyme 1, mitochondrial isoform X3: protein MKEINLLPDNLLRTPSVRLVQSWYVQSLQEILEFKDKNADNEKVTYDFTDAVIKIRNRHNDVIPTMAQGLVEYKEAHGTDPVVSQNVQYFLDRFYMSRISIRMLLNQHTLLFGGKVKVNPAHPKQIGSIDPHCRVSEVVKDAYENARNLCDRYYMNSPELLLEEYNVKDKGKPITMVYVPSHLYHMVFELFKNAMRATMELYGDTMDHPPVRVQVGLGTEDLTVKVSDRGGGVPLRKIDRLFTYTYSTAPRPSIDGSRAAPLAGYGYGLPISRLYARYFQGDLKLYSLEGYGTDAVIYIRALSTESIERLPVYNKSAWKHYKTIHEADDWCVPSREPKDMTTFRRF from the exons ATGAAGGAGATCAACTTGTTGCCAGATAACCTGCTAAGAACGCCATCTGTGCGCCTGGTACAGAGCTG GTATGTCCAAAGTCTCCAGGAGATCCTCGAgtttaaagacaaaaatgcaGATAATGAGAAAGTGACATATga TTTCACGGATGCTGTGATTAAGATCCGAAATCGTCACAACGACGTCATCCCGACCATGGCGCAGGGGCTCGTGGAGTATAAGGAGGCGCACGGTACCGACCCGGTGGTTAGCCAAAACGTGCAGTATTTTCTGGACCGGTTCTACATGAGCAGGATCTCCATCCGCATGCTGCTCAACCAGCACA CGCTCCTTTTTGGTGGCAAGGTGAAGGTAAACCCAGCACACCCCAAACAAATCGGCAGCATTGATCCACACTGTCGAGTGAGTGAGGTTGTAAAAG ATGCGTATGAAAATGCAAGAAACCTTTGTGACAGATATTACATGAACTCTCCTGAGCTCTTACTGGAGGAATACAATg TCAAAGATAAGGGAAAACCCATCACCATGGTCTACGTCCCATCTCACTTGTACCACATGGTGTTTGAACTGTTCAAG AATGCCATGCGAGCCACCATGGAACTCTACGGGGACACCATGGATCATCCTCCAGTTCGTGTTCAGGTCGGTCTGGGAACTGAAGATCTGACAGTCAAA GTAAGCGACCGCGGAGGAGGCGTTCCCCTGCGCAAGATCGACAGGCTCTTTACGTACACGTACTCGACAGCGCCGCGGCCGAGCATCGACGGGTCCCGGGCTGCTCCTCTG GCCGGTTATGGATACGGCTTGCCCATCTCTCGACTGTACGCCCGCTACTTCCAAGGTGACCTCAAACTGTACTCCCTGGAGGGCTACGGGACTGACGCGGTCATCTACATCCGG GCACTGTCTACGGAATCCATCGAGAGGCTCCCGGTTTACAACAAGTCGGCGTGGAAACACTACAAGACGATACACGAGGCAGACGACTGGTGCGTCCCGAGCCGAGAGCCCAAGGACATGACTACGTTTCGTCGGTTCTAG
- the pdk1 gene encoding pyruvate dehydrogenase (acetyl-transferring) kinase isozyme 1, mitochondrial isoform X1: MRFLRFLRSSVSIGKDIDYYSKFSPSPLSMKQFLDFGSENACEKTSFTFLRQELPVRLANIMKEINLLPDNLLRTPSVRLVQSWYVQSLQEILEFKDKNADNEKVTYEYVFISLDFTFPHNSPCLTQHVSSISFTDAVIKIRNRHNDVIPTMAQGLVEYKEAHGTDPVVSQNVQYFLDRFYMSRISIRMLLNQHTLLFGGKVKVNPAHPKQIGSIDPHCRVSEVVKDAYENARNLCDRYYMNSPELLLEEYNVKDKGKPITMVYVPSHLYHMVFELFKNAMRATMELYGDTMDHPPVRVQVGLGTEDLTVKVSDRGGGVPLRKIDRLFTYTYSTAPRPSIDGSRAAPLAGYGYGLPISRLYARYFQGDLKLYSLEGYGTDAVIYIRALSTESIERLPVYNKSAWKHYKTIHEADDWCVPSREPKDMTTFRRF; this comes from the exons ATGAGATTTTTAAGGTTTCTGCGGAGCAGCGTGTCCATAGGGAAGGACATAGACTATTATTCCAAATTTTCGCCTTCTCCTTTGTCCATGAAGCAGTTTCTGGATTTTG GTTCAGAAAATGCTTGTGAGAAAACGTCCTTCACATTCCTCAGACAGGAGTTACCTGTGAGGCTGGCAAACATTATGAAGGAGATCAACTTGTTGCCAGATAACCTGCTAAGAACGCCATCTGTGCGCCTGGTACAGAGCTG GTATGTCCAAAGTCTCCAGGAGATCCTCGAgtttaaagacaaaaatgcaGATAATGAGAAAGTGACATATgagtatgtttttatttcactggACTTCACTTTTCCTCACAACTCCCCATGTCTCACGCAACACGTGTCCTCCATCAGTTTCACGGATGCTGTGATTAAGATCCGAAATCGTCACAACGACGTCATCCCGACCATGGCGCAGGGGCTCGTGGAGTATAAGGAGGCGCACGGTACCGACCCGGTGGTTAGCCAAAACGTGCAGTATTTTCTGGACCGGTTCTACATGAGCAGGATCTCCATCCGCATGCTGCTCAACCAGCACA CGCTCCTTTTTGGTGGCAAGGTGAAGGTAAACCCAGCACACCCCAAACAAATCGGCAGCATTGATCCACACTGTCGAGTGAGTGAGGTTGTAAAAG ATGCGTATGAAAATGCAAGAAACCTTTGTGACAGATATTACATGAACTCTCCTGAGCTCTTACTGGAGGAATACAATg TCAAAGATAAGGGAAAACCCATCACCATGGTCTACGTCCCATCTCACTTGTACCACATGGTGTTTGAACTGTTCAAG AATGCCATGCGAGCCACCATGGAACTCTACGGGGACACCATGGATCATCCTCCAGTTCGTGTTCAGGTCGGTCTGGGAACTGAAGATCTGACAGTCAAA GTAAGCGACCGCGGAGGAGGCGTTCCCCTGCGCAAGATCGACAGGCTCTTTACGTACACGTACTCGACAGCGCCGCGGCCGAGCATCGACGGGTCCCGGGCTGCTCCTCTG GCCGGTTATGGATACGGCTTGCCCATCTCTCGACTGTACGCCCGCTACTTCCAAGGTGACCTCAAACTGTACTCCCTGGAGGGCTACGGGACTGACGCGGTCATCTACATCCGG GCACTGTCTACGGAATCCATCGAGAGGCTCCCGGTTTACAACAAGTCGGCGTGGAAACACTACAAGACGATACACGAGGCAGACGACTGGTGCGTCCCGAGCCGAGAGCCCAAGGACATGACTACGTTTCGTCGGTTCTAG